The genomic region GAATATATCGCAGAAGTGGGCTTTGATAGCGTATATGGCGCGCGCCCGCTTAAGAGGGCATTATATGAGGAAGTCGAGGATAGGCTGGCTGATTTAATCTTGCGCGATGAAGTAAAAGATGGCGATAGTGTGAATTTCACGCTAGAAAAGGGCAAAATCTGCGCCAAAGTCAAACACAAAAGCAAAGGGGAAAAATAAGGGGATAATATGAAGCAAAGCCCTACAAGAATGTATAGGGCTTTAAACAAAAGGACAGATGTGAAAAATTTAGCTAGATTCTATAATTCCGCGCTGTTGCTTTTTTTAACAAAAAGCCGCGCGCATCTTACAAATGTAAGCAAAGCTCACATTTGCGCCTAAAGTATAAAGTTATAATCTGCTTACGCAGCTTATCAACTTGTTTTTTAAGGCTAGATTCTATAATTCCGCGCTGTTGCTTTTTATAAAAAGCCGCGCGGTCTTGTTTGCTGGCAAGTAAATTGCCCTCAAACGCCTAAAGTATAAAGTTATAGCTGCTTTAAGCATCTATCAACTTATTTTTAAAGGTTAGATTCTATAATATTACAGAATCTAGCTCCCAACTTTATATCTTAAAAGCCAAATGTATAGCGCAAGCCCACATTGTATGTGCGATGAGCGGTGGCTTTCATATTTGCACCTTCTATATCTATATCATAAAGTGTAGTTTTCACAAAAGGCACGCGTGCGGCAAGCTCAATACCATGTGCTTTAGCGAATACACCTCTTAAACCTACATTAAGTGCTGCATCAAAGCCTGTTGTAGATACTTTTTTACCTGTGCCATCAAGCCCCTCTTTAAGTATGTCAATAGTTTTTCCACTCCAAGAGTTCGCACCTAGCCCAATACCTAAAAATACGCCAAAATCCATATCTGCAGATGTGACAAAATTATAGAGCGCATCTACATTCACACCATAATTAATATTATTGAGCGTTGTGCTGCCTAGGTCTGGGTCTGTTTGCTTTAATTTTGAATTATTAAAATCTATGTTTGCATAGTAGCGCAAGCCAAAGCTTTCTGTAAAAAATTGCTTATAACCTGCGATTAAGCCATAATTGAGACCAGCCTTTGAGAGGTTCTCATCGTGTCCGCCAGCACCGCTAAAACTCTCTTTCATCGTAGTGCTTCCATACCCAATGCCCACACCTACAAATGC from Helicobacter jaachi harbors:
- a CDS encoding outer membrane protein — translated: MKKLLVSSVAALALTSSALIAEESGAFVGVGIGYGSTTMKESFSGAGGHDENLSKAGLNYGLIAGYKQFFTESFGLRYYANIDFNNSKLKQTDPDLGSTTLNNINYGVNVDALYNFVTSADMDFGVFLGIGLGANSWSGKTIDILKEGLDGTGKKVSTTGFDAALNVGLRGVFAKAHGIELAARVPFVKTTLYDIDIEGANMKATAHRTYNVGLRYTFGF